The DNA segment CTCGCAAGAAATCTATATAATCTAGATTTGTGTTTAACTTGTTTACGTAATAATACTACTACAAGCAATCTTAAATTGGTGCTAAATTAAAACAATACTTTAATACTACTGAGAGGCAGTTGTTAGTGATACCAGAAGGGACAGTGGTTGTGGAAGCAAACGTCAGACTGACTGTCAAAATCTTAAAAGATGGCGATCAGGTTTTAAATGTCTGGTACTGCAATTCAAGTTATTTTGTCGCCATCCGACAAAATAATGGAGAGGTTTGTGTGTATTCTGTAACCTTAGATGAAGAAAAGATTCCAAGACTAAGCAAAACTCCGCCTTTGAAAGTCACATTTGGTGAAGGTGAGGTAGAAGCCATTATAAGTTCAGAAGATGGAGATATTAAAGTAACGACTGACTAAGCAGGAACTTCAAACACAAATATATTATGGCAAAAAATTCAGACAGAAATCGAGCTATTAACGCAAAAATTGACAATTTGACTGCTGAAGAGCAAGAAAAACTCAGCGACGCTATAAGGAAAGCTAAAAGAAGTATTGCTCCAAATGCCAGATCCACAGTTGTTGAATACGAGCAAGGTAAGTTACCTTCTTCTCAATCTCAAAATCAACTTGAAGGACAGAACGATTAAAGTAAGAATTTGAGAAATAACATTTTATGACACAAAAAAGACCTTACGAACATCGAAAAGCACAAAAACAAGTCAAGAATTTAGAATCTTATCAATGTATGGTTTGCTGGGAGGTTAACTCCAAAGCTAATGGTCATCACTTAATTCCCTATAGTGAAGGAGGTTCTGCTGATATTCAAAACATGATGACTCTTTGTCCTTCATGTCATACAAAGTATCATAAAGGTGAACTAAAAATCGATATTCATAGATTTTGATATTGACTAACAAAGCTCAGTATCTTAAGTTTATTATTCGCAATTTATATCAATAGTTGTGTTGAAGAGACTCACAACTCTATTGTAGAGGATGTTTTTAGCATCCTCTAATTTTACATTTCTTTTCTATCCTTGAATAACTTTAATTATTTTCTATATAGTAGCTGGAATATAGATTTTCTGTCGCATACCTCATCGCATACTTCCTAGTCTTAGTGATTCAAAGCGATCGCCTAACCGACCCACATTAATCTAAAATAATAACAATTAAAATAGTCTTTTATTTTACAATTTTCATATACCCCAAATCTAACCAAAACCCAAAAACCAGACCCAATAACAGTTATATTGTCTTAAGCCGCAAAAATGTATTGTTCCCAGATAACCCTACAACCTGTATTTAGGCTAAAAATAGACTCTTTTTTCTCCCCTCACAAAAAAACCTTACCTCATCTGACATCTGCACCCCGTCGCCAAGTTCGGAGTAATCCCAAGAGTGCATTTGACGGAAGGGAAGACCCATCTTTTGGAAGACGTACTTCTCTTTAATACCAGAAGCAATTAAATCAGGCTTCTTAGCTTTTACGAACTCTTCAAATTCGTAGGCGGTAACGTCATCGTAAATGATGGTGGCGTTATCGATGTAGTGGGTGGTACGTTTGTAATCGTCATTGTGAGCGAATTCATAGCCAGTACCAACTACTTTGATACCCAGGTCTTCAAAAGCGGGAACAACGTGGCGAGGACGTAGACCACCTACGTACAACATTACGGTGTTACCTTCCAAGCGAGGGCGGTATTTATCTAGTACAGCATTCATTACTG comes from the Nostoc sp. PCC 7120 = FACHB-418 genome and includes:
- a CDS encoding HNH endonuclease signature motif containing protein, with the protein product MTQKRPYEHRKAQKQVKNLESYQCMVCWEVNSKANGHHLIPYSEGGSADIQNMMTLCPSCHTKYHKGELKIDIHRF